ATGACCTGCTCCCACAACTCGTCCTCAACAGTGGCTATGACGGCCGCAGTAACTACAGCGGAGCCACCAGCCGATCATTGTTAAGCGGACAAACCTCACTCGAACCGTCCACGTCGTCCCAGAAAAATGTTTTCACGACGGATTTAAGTCTCAGCTGGGATGTCCTCGATTTCGGCCTGTCCTACGTTCGCGCCAAACAGGCTGCGAATAATGTGCTGATCGCCGAAGAGGAACGGCGACGCGTGGCCAATCGGGTCATGCAACACGTCCGAACGACCTTCTGGCGAACAGTCAGTGCCAACCGCATGCTCGGACGGCTGGCCCTCCTCGAGGACTGGGTCACCAAGGCTTTGGACGAACTCGAGCAAGCTCAGCAACGTCGACTGGAACCCCCCCTGGCTTCCTTGCAATATCAACGAGAATTGCTCTCGACGAAAAACGAAATTCAAAAGCTGTATCACGCGCTGTCGGTGTCTCGATTTGAACTGGCTGAACTCATGAACCTGACGCCGGGTCAGACCTACGAGCTGACGCTTGCATCACGTGAAGATCCCATTCCCACGCTCGCGCTGTCGGTGAAAGAACTGGAGCATCGCGCACTCGTACATCGGCCGGAACTTCGGACAATCGACTATCGAAAACGAATCAATGCTGAAGAAACCAAGGCCGCTCTCTTGGATATGTTACCGAACCTTAATCTTCAGTTCGGACCGAATTACAGCAGCAATAGTTTTCTGTTCAATAACCACTGGCTGTCCTACGGAGCCAAAATCAGCTGGAACCTGCTGAACGTGTTTCGAACTCCCAAACAATTCACGATCATCGAGCTTCAGGATCAGATCCTGCACACTCAAAGTCTTGCCCTGACGATGACGGTCATGAGTCAGGTGCACGTCAGCTTGGCTCAACTCACAGCGGCCAAAACCGCCCTTCACTCAGCACGAGCCTACTTTGACACTCAAGAACATATCGAAGAACTCGTTCAGCATTCGTGGAACGCCAGACGGCAGGGTCAACGCACGATCATTCGTGAACGACTAAACGGCATCCTCGCTGAGCTCCGTCACGAAGCCGCACGAGCGGAATATGAAACGGCCTACGCGAATCTCCTCGCGGCAATCGGGGAAGAACTCCTGCCAGAACGGATAGAGGGCCGGAAGATCTCCGAGATCGCCAATGCCTTACGGAATCAATGGGATGGCTTAAAAACATCCAATCAGGAAACGGCCTAGTCAAATTCAGCAACATGAAATCCATTATCCTACGAAGAGCGAGAACACTGGGGATGGCGACCGTGGCCATCTCATGTTTGCTCAGTCTCTCCGTCTCCGTACAAGCCAAAATCAAACCAAAATCATCACCGGCACGCGCTGAACTGAATAGTATTCGCGGCATCATCACGCCTGCAGCGGAAGCGGTATTATCCAGTGAAATACAAGGACGCATTCAATATCTCCCGCTACGGGATGGGCAACGATTCAA
The genomic region above belongs to Nitrospirales bacterium and contains:
- a CDS encoding TolC family protein, with amino-acid sequence MWNLINRLTALSLIVLLIVQAGCVVTPERLTESDIQARITHDLQYVTKDQDPVTDPIDIFEAMARALAYNLETKVEVMKTMLAHQQLDLSHYDLLPQLVLNSGYDGRSNYSGATSRSLLSGQTSLEPSTSSQKNVFTTDLSLSWDVLDFGLSYVRAKQAANNVLIAEEERRRVANRVMQHVRTTFWRTVSANRMLGRLALLEDWVTKALDELEQAQQRRLEPPLASLQYQRELLSTKNEIQKLYHALSVSRFELAELMNLTPGQTYELTLASREDPIPTLALSVKELEHRALVHRPELRTIDYRKRINAEETKAALLDMLPNLNLQFGPNYSSNSFLFNNHWLSYGAKISWNLLNVFRTPKQFTIIELQDQILHTQSLALTMTVMSQVHVSLAQLTAAKTALHSARAYFDTQEHIEELVQHSWNARRQGQRTIIRERLNGILAELRHEAARAEYETAYANLLAAIGEELLPERIEGRKISEIANALRNQWDGLKTSNQETA